One Primulina huaijiensis isolate GDHJ02 chromosome 8, ASM1229523v2, whole genome shotgun sequence genomic region harbors:
- the LOC140983462 gene encoding uncharacterized protein At3g28850-like, translating to MKGVKGKLMKKFQTVKEIGYLKTERILQVNVLDYGFYTSSSIEGPATSSPLMAIQKKPVNQLFDDKFQVQEPNIVDVPELVKGLDDDQELKFPADSDDKENIRPEMKEKNLDDSKENSWSINTWRSKDEILEGNELREMERETVPLSEIDVSSFRRPDLDSRTLFDPKLLAAFEQAVMEVKALEAERRSRNMVKIFQENDDTEQPPIKSRKLEETTDPLHEFDEKCPPGGSDSVVLYTTGLRGVRKTFEDCHRIRSLLENLKILFLERDISMHSEFKEELWLILGTKEVPPRLFIKGRYIGGAEEVLSLHELGKLRPLFEGIPIDRSEGPCEGCGGIRFIVCFNCNGSHKIMVEGGFEAIICSECNENGVIICPFCC from the coding sequence ATGAAAGGAGTGAAAGGGAAGCTGATGAAGAAATTTCAGACAGTCAAAGAAATTGGGTACTTGAAAACTGAGAGAATCCTTCAGGTAAATGTGTTAGATTATGGTTTTTATACATCCAGTTCGATTGAGGGTCCCGCGACTAGTTCGCCTTTGATGGCCATTCAGAAAAAACCTGTAAACCAACTATTTGATGACAAGTTTCAAGTTCAAGAACCTAATATCGTTGATGTACCAGAGCTTGTGAAAGGCCTTGATGATGATCAAGAATTGAAATTTCCGGCCGATAGTGATGATAAAGAAAATATCCGGCCGGAAATGAAGGAGAAAAACCTTGATGATTCGAAAGAAAATTCGTGGTCAATCAATACATGGAGGTCGAAAGATGAGATCTTGGAGGGTAATGAACTCCGGGAAATGGAGAGGGAAACGGTCCCTTTGTCAGAGATTGATGTGTCGTCTTTCAGGCGGCCAGATTTGGATTCGAGGACCCTTTTTGATCCCAAACTTCTTGCAGCTTTCGAGCAGGCGGTTATGGAAGTTAAGGCCCTAGAGGCAGAGAGGAGATCAAGAAATATGGTAAAAATCTTCCAAGAAAATGATGATACTGAACAACCCCCAATAAAATCCCGAAAATTGGAGGAAACCACCGATCCCCTACATGAATTTGATGAGAAGTGCCCACCAGGGGGGAGCGACTCAGTCGTTCTTTACACAACCGGCCTAAGAGGGGTACGAAAAACATTCGAGGACTGCCATAGGATcagatctttgttagaaaatcttaaaatcttGTTCTTGGAGAGAGACATATCAATGCATTCGGAGTTTAAGGAAGAACTGTGGTTGATTTTGGGTACCAAAGAAGTTCCCCCAAGATTGTTTATAAAGGGAAGATACATAGGAGGAGCCGAAGAAGTGTTGTCATTGCATGAATTGGGGAAACTAAGGCCACTTTTTGAAGGGATTCCAATTGATAGGAGTGAAGGGCCTTGTGAAGGGTGTGGTGGGATAAGGTTCATTGTGTGTTTTAATTGCAATGGCAGCCACAAAATAATGGTCGAAGGAGGTTTTGAGGCAATAATTTGCTCGGAATGTAATGAGAATGGGGTGATTATATGCCCattttgttgttga
- the LOC140983015 gene encoding vacuolar protein sorting-associated protein 60.1-like codes for MKSKIFDLLLFLHRCRLISGVLLCRFPLKFVCHSFPVREKMRRVFGAKKEKEPQPSLQESSDRINKRGDTIDEKIKKLDTELARYKEQIKKTRPGPAQEAVKARAMRVLKQKRMYEGQRDMLFNQTFNLDQVAFAADGIKDAQQTMSALKSANKELKGMMKTVKIQDVDNLQDEMLDLMDVSNDIQESLGRSYNVPDDVDEDELLCELDALEADMGFETESDGVPAYLQPDKEAELDFPSAPTGKANVQDVDELGLPSVPEASLRS; via the exons ATGAAATCGAAAATATTCGATCTCCTTTTATTTTTACACCGCTGCCGTTTGATCAGCGGAGTTCTGCTGTGTCGATTTCCTTTGAAATTTGTTTGTCATTCATTCCCGGTTAGAGAGAAGATGAGGCGAGTTTTTGGTGCGAAGAAAGAGAAAGAACCACAGCCATCACTTCAAGAATCCTCCGACCGG ATAAATAAAAGAGGTGATACCATTGACGAGAAGATAAAAAAACTTGATACTGAACTTGCTAGATACAAAGAGCAGATCAAGAAAACTCGACCCGGTCCAGCACAAGAAGCTGTCAAAGCTAGAGCCATGAGGGTTCTCAAGCAAAAGAGAAT GTATGAAGGTCAACGCGATATGCTATTCAATCAGACATTCAACCTAGATCAAGTTGCCTTTGCGGCAGATGGAATCAAAgatgcccaacaaaca ATGTCTGCTTTGAAGTCGGCGAATAAAGAGCTCAAAGGAATGATGAAGACTGTGAAAATTCAAGATGTAGAT AACTTACAAGATGAAATGTTGGACCTCATGGATGTGAGCAATGACATCCAAGAGTCTCTTGGTAGAAGCTATAATGTACCTGATGACGTTGATGAGGATGAACTGTTGTGTG AGCTTGATGCTCTAGAAGCAGACATGGGTTTTGAAACTGAAAGTGATGGAGTCCCTGCATATCTTCAACCTGACAAGGAAGCAGAACTCGATTTTCCATCAGCACCAACGGGCAAAGCAAATGTGCAG GATGTGGATGAACTAGGATTACCTTCTGTTCCTGAAGCATCACTCCGAAGTTAG
- the LOC140983264 gene encoding probable inositol oxygenase produces MSSINLHHLHSKTMISAANLASGSSFSWGNTIPFPPISPHSLNMRSTLRAQISSAGIHSSGVEAEVQQKVVSETDHLNGGFEVPIRNSYGNSFRDYEAGSERKESVTEIYRLKHLNQTYDFVMQMREIYGKLDRIEMSIWECCELLNQVVDESDPDLDAPQIQHLLQAAEAIRKDYPNQDWLHLTALIHDLGKVLLLPSFGGLPQWAVVGDTFPLGCAFDESIIHYKVAKENKTTLPSAALFVIRYHSFYSLHGSGAYGHLMNEEDFENLKWLQIFNKYDLYSKSNVNIDVEKVKPYYISLIQKYFPSKLKW; encoded by the exons ATGTCTTCAATCAATTTACACCATCTCCATTCTAAAACAATGATCAGTGCAGCAAATTTGGCCTCTGGTTCCTCATTTTCTTGGGGAAACACGATCCCCTTTCCTCCAATCTCTCCCCACTCTCTGAACATGAGAAGTACCTTGCGTGCTCAGATATCATCGGCCGGAATCCATTCCTCAG GGGTGGAAGCAGAGGTACAACAAAAGGTGGTTTCTGAAACAGATCATTTGAATGGGGGATTTGAAGTTCCTATTCGAAACTCCTATGGCAATTCATTCAG GGATTATGAAGCCGGAAGTGAAAGAAAAGAGAGCGTGACGGAAATCTATCGACTGAAGCACCTCAACCAAACATATGATTTT GTGATGCAAATGAGGGAAATATACGGAAAATTGGATAGGATAGAAATGAGCATATGGGAATGCTGCGAGCTTCTAAACCAAGTGGTGGATGAAAGTGATCCTGATTTGGATGCACCGCAGATTCAACATTTGCTGCAAGCTGCCGAGGCCATCAGAAAAGACTACCCCAATCAAGATTGGTTACACTTGACTGCCCTTATTCATG ATCTTGGAAAAGTTCTTCTTCTTCCAAGTTTTGGAGGTCTCCCACAATGGGCAGTTGTTG GTGACACATTCCCTCTAGGCTGCGCATTCGATGAGTCCATTATTCATTACAAG GTCGCTAAGGAAAACAAAACCACCTTACCATCTGCTGCATTATTTGTTATCAGATATCATTCATTTTATt CATTGCATGGGTCGGGAGCGTATGGACACCTAATGAATGAAGAGGATTTTGAAAACCTAAAATGGCTCCAAATATTCAA CAAATATGATCTTTATAGCAAAAGCAACGTGAATATTGATGTGGAGAAAGTTAAGCCATACTACATCTCCCTCATTCAGAAg TATTTCCCATCAAAGCTCAAGTGGTGA